A single window of Sulfurihydrogenibium subterraneum DSM 15120 DNA harbors:
- a CDS encoding sigma-54-dependent transcriptional regulator gives MLNILIVDDEKNIQDLMKDILTDEGYLVETTGSITSAKDLIKKNSYDVIFLDVWLPDGEGLDLIPFIKENAPNTSIIMISGHANIPIAVKAIKEGAFDFLEKPLSTETIIATIEKVEKQIKVRQSLEYFKEKEEKQIEIIGNSPKIFELKRQIEKVAKTNAWVMILGENGTGKELVAKSIHYQSPRKDYPFVDINCAAIPDELFEAEFFGYEKGAFTNAFTRKIGKLELADKGTLFLDEVADMSLSSQAKLLRVLEEKQFSRLGSNTKITVDLRVISATNKDIQKEVEKGTFRQDLAFRLSVIPIHVPPLRERGEDILLLADYFLKKFSIENKVEPPELSDEVKNTFLNYSWPGNVRELKNLMERLVILNSESVIYNKDLPPHMLGNVKVEKEEVIPITIRPLKDAKEELEKQMIKKALKVYNNNLKEVAKALDIDLSSLYRKIKQYNLEE, from the coding sequence ATGTTAAACATTTTAATTGTAGATGATGAAAAAAACATTCAAGATTTAATGAAAGATATTTTAACAGATGAAGGCTATTTGGTTGAAACTACTGGTAGTATAACTTCTGCTAAAGATTTGATTAAAAAGAACTCATACGATGTGATTTTTTTAGATGTTTGGCTCCCAGATGGTGAAGGTTTAGACTTAATACCGTTTATAAAAGAAAATGCTCCTAATACCAGCATAATTATGATTTCTGGTCATGCAAACATTCCAATAGCTGTTAAAGCTATTAAAGAAGGTGCATTTGACTTTTTGGAAAAGCCTTTATCAACAGAAACTATAATAGCAACGATTGAAAAGGTAGAAAAGCAGATAAAAGTAAGACAGAGTCTTGAATATTTTAAAGAAAAAGAAGAAAAACAGATAGAGATAATAGGAAACAGTCCGAAAATATTTGAGTTAAAAAGACAGATTGAAAAGGTGGCAAAAACAAACGCTTGGGTTATGATTTTAGGCGAAAATGGAACAGGTAAAGAGCTTGTAGCAAAGTCTATCCATTATCAGTCCCCAAGAAAAGATTATCCTTTTGTTGATATAAACTGTGCAGCTATTCCTGATGAACTTTTTGAAGCAGAATTTTTTGGATATGAAAAAGGAGCATTTACAAACGCATTTACAAGAAAAATAGGAAAGCTTGAACTTGCTGACAAAGGAACATTGTTTTTAGATGAAGTTGCAGATATGAGTTTATCATCTCAGGCAAAACTTCTTAGAGTCTTAGAAGAAAAGCAGTTTTCAAGACTTGGTAGTAATACAAAAATTACAGTTGATTTAAGAGTTATCTCTGCAACAAACAAAGACATACAAAAAGAAGTTGAAAAAGGAACATTTAGACAAGACCTTGCTTTTAGACTTTCAGTTATTCCTATACATGTCCCACCTTTAAGAGAAAGAGGAGAAGATATCCTTTTACTTGCAGACTACTTTTTAAAGAAGTTTTCTATAGAGAATAAAGTAGAGCCACCTGAACTGTCTGATGAAGTAAAAAATACATTTTTAAATTACAGCTGGCCTGGAAACGTTAGAGAGCTGAAAAATCTAATGGAAAGATTAGTGATACTAAACAGCGAATCTGTTATTTACAATAAAGACCTACCTCCACATATGCTTGGTAATGTAAAAGTAGAAAAAGAAGAGGTAATCCCGATAACTATAAGGCCTTTAAAAGATGCAAAAGAAGAATTAGAAAAACAGATGATAAAAAAAGCTTTAAAAGTTTATAACAACAATCTAAAAGAAGTTGCAAAAGCTTTAGATATAGACTTATCTTCCCTTTATAGAAAAATTAAACAGTACAATTTGGAGGAGTAA
- a CDS encoding tautomerase family protein — protein MPYVNVKVAGKLTKEQKEKIVEGITKLLEEVANKPPQSTYVVIDEVERENWGKGGKLLSDI, from the coding sequence ATGCCTTACGTAAATGTAAAAGTTGCAGGAAAACTTACAAAAGAACAAAAAGAAAAGATAGTAGAAGGAATAACAAAGCTTTTAGAGGAAGTTGCAAATAAACCTCCTCAATCTACTTACGTCGTAATAGATGAAGTAGAAAGAGAAAACTGGGGTAAAGGTGGAAAACTACTTAGTGATATTTAA
- a CDS encoding 4-(cytidine 5'-diphospho)-2-C-methyl-D-erythritol kinase, which produces MKVLLSPAKVNIGLWIVGKRDDGYHNISSFFHTVDLYDRIFIKPSHNLTVKCSLLDPDLQEEKNIVYKTVVLFEKITGINQNWEIFIEKNIPVGGGLGGGSSNAAVVLQFLNTYYGNPLSEKDLFDLAVKIGADVPFFLKGGFALAEGVGEKLTFFDQRLNDELFLIYPNVKSNTGEVYSKVDKNMLTNKDDLNIILNLISEYGTKKIFEVAENKLGDVAKTLYPEIEEVYKFLEYLGYKPFITGSGSTVYCVGSPLQEVETACKVRNWKLIKTRFK; this is translated from the coding sequence ATGAAAGTATTGCTCTCACCAGCAAAAGTTAACATAGGTTTATGGATTGTAGGAAAAAGGGATGATGGATACCATAATATATCTTCTTTTTTTCATACAGTAGATTTGTACGATAGGATATTTATAAAACCTTCACATAATTTAACTGTAAAATGCTCTCTTTTAGACCCTGATTTACAAGAAGAAAAAAACATAGTTTATAAAACTGTTGTTCTTTTTGAAAAGATTACTGGAATAAATCAAAACTGGGAGATTTTTATTGAAAAAAACATTCCAGTAGGCGGTGGGCTTGGTGGTGGTAGCTCTAACGCTGCTGTAGTTTTACAGTTTTTAAACACTTACTATGGAAACCCCCTTTCAGAAAAAGACCTTTTTGACTTGGCAGTTAAGATAGGAGCTGACGTTCCTTTTTTCCTTAAAGGTGGTTTTGCTTTAGCAGAAGGTGTAGGAGAAAAATTAACGTTCTTTGACCAAAGACTTAATGATGAGCTGTTTTTAATCTATCCTAATGTTAAATCTAACACAGGTGAAGTTTACTCAAAAGTTGATAAAAATATGTTGACAAACAAAGATGATTTGAATATAATATTAAATCTGATAAGTGAATACGGTACTAAAAAGATTTTTGAAGTAGCAGAAAATAAATTAGGTGATGTAGCTAAAACGCTATATCCTGAAATTGAAGAAGTTTACAAATTTTTAGAGTATTTAGGTTATAAACCGTTTATAACGGGAAGTGGTAGCACTGTTTACTGTGTAGGCAGTCCTTTACAAGAAGTAGAGACTGCCTGTAAAGTTAGAAATTGGAAGTTGATTAAAACAAGATTCAAATAA
- the rlmB gene encoding 23S rRNA (guanosine(2251)-2'-O)-methyltransferase RlmB, with product MKEEKSEKLVIWGRNPVIEALRSGRSLEKILVAHDSHPPKELLKLAEEKKVKVQKVPRQKVEELAGTKKTQGVVALVSPIQYWNEDKLIDKVIKEKGILVVLDHITDPQNVGSIMRTSEILGVSGIVLPKERSSPINEVVVKASTGAVFYLPIAKVGSLRNTLEKFKKKGGWVVAVEKGGKNIHEIDFPFPLALVVGSEGKGVSKSVLEEADIVASIPMKGKITSFNVSNATAIALWEVFKKKETLK from the coding sequence TTGAAAGAAGAAAAAAGTGAAAAGTTAGTTATATGGGGCAGAAATCCAGTAATAGAAGCTCTAAGGTCTGGAAGGAGCTTAGAAAAAATTCTTGTAGCCCATGACTCTCATCCACCAAAAGAGCTTTTAAAGTTAGCAGAAGAAAAAAAGGTAAAAGTCCAAAAGGTTCCAAGACAGAAAGTAGAGGAGTTGGCAGGCACTAAAAAAACTCAAGGTGTTGTTGCACTGGTAAGCCCTATTCAATATTGGAATGAAGATAAACTTATAGACAAAGTCATCAAAGAAAAAGGTATTTTAGTTGTTTTAGACCACATTACAGACCCTCAAAACGTAGGAAGTATAATGAGAACATCTGAAATATTAGGTGTAAGCGGTATAGTACTTCCAAAAGAAAGGTCAAGCCCTATAAATGAGGTGGTTGTAAAAGCTTCAACGGGAGCTGTGTTTTACCTTCCTATAGCAAAAGTAGGAAGTCTTAGAAACACATTAGAAAAGTTTAAGAAAAAAGGCGGTTGGGTTGTAGCAGTAGAAAAAGGTGGTAAAAACATACACGAAATAGATTTTCCATTTCCGCTTGCATTAGTGGTTGGGTCTGAAGGTAAAGGAGTGTCAAAGTCTGTGTTAGAAGAAGCTGATATAGTTGCATCAATACCTATGAAAGGTAAAATTACATCTTTTAACGTATCAAACGCAACAGCAATAGCACTTTGGGAAGTATTTAAAAAGAAGGAGACTTTAAAATGA
- the gap gene encoding type I glyceraldehyde-3-phosphate dehydrogenase, with the protein MRVAINGFGRIGRNFFRIANGVEGIEIVAINDLTDAKTLAHLLKYDSVHGIYDADVKATENSIIVNGKEIKITAVKDPSQLPWKDLEVDVVIESTGVFTKREDAEKHLQAGSKKVIISAPAKNPDITIVLGVNQEMYDPKNHNIISNASCTTNALAPIVKVLQKEFGIKYGYMVTTHAYTNDQRILDLPHKDLRRARSAAVNIVPTTTGAAKALGEVIPEVKGKLDGTARRVPVADGSLIDLTVVVEKDTTVEEVNAAMKKYSEGEMKGILAYCEDPVVSSDIVGNPASSIFDSLLTQVIGGNLVHVASWYDNEYGYSTRLKDLVLFIKNAG; encoded by the coding sequence ATGAGAGTTGCAATTAACGGATTTGGAAGAATCGGAAGAAACTTTTTCAGAATAGCAAATGGTGTAGAAGGAATAGAGATAGTAGCGATTAACGACCTAACAGATGCAAAAACTTTGGCACATCTTTTAAAGTATGATTCAGTTCACGGTATATACGATGCAGATGTAAAAGCAACAGAAAACTCTATAATAGTAAATGGAAAAGAGATAAAGATAACAGCTGTAAAAGATCCTTCACAGCTCCCTTGGAAAGATTTAGAAGTTGATGTTGTAATAGAATCTACAGGAGTATTTACAAAGAGAGAAGATGCAGAAAAACACCTTCAAGCTGGATCAAAAAAAGTTATTATTTCAGCTCCTGCTAAAAATCCAGATATAACAATTGTTTTAGGTGTAAACCAAGAGATGTACGACCCTAAAAATCATAACATTATTTCAAACGCATCATGTACTACAAACGCCCTTGCACCTATAGTTAAAGTCCTGCAAAAAGAGTTTGGTATAAAGTACGGTTATATGGTAACAACCCACGCTTATACAAACGACCAGAGAATATTAGATTTACCACACAAAGATTTAAGAAGAGCAAGATCGGCAGCTGTAAACATTGTTCCAACTACAACTGGAGCTGCAAAAGCTTTAGGGGAAGTTATTCCTGAAGTGAAAGGAAAATTAGATGGTACAGCAAGAAGAGTTCCTGTAGCAGACGGGTCTTTAATAGACTTAACTGTAGTTGTAGAAAAAGATACAACAGTAGAAGAAGTAAACGCAGCTATGAAAAAGTACTCAGAAGGAGAGATGAAAGGAATCCTTGCATACTGTGAAGACCCTGTAGTATCTTCAGACATAGTAGGAAACCCTGCTTCCTCAATCTTTGACTCTCTTTTAACACAAGTTATAGGAGGCAATTTAGTTCACGTAGCATCGTGGTACGATAACGAATATGGCTACTCTACAAGATTAAAAGATTTAGTTTTATTTATAAAAAATGCTGGATAA
- a CDS encoding sensor domain-containing diguanylate cyclase has protein sequence MPYKLLERFKDRIKREFWEGKIKTFHKQIQDIISEFETFYDKSISISILTQNDKIYLKRFVKRYIKHYLLKYPDEKYLINLYNAGKRLFMKGFTDDILLEVYKIIYKSVEKKDDILKEKINFDFLVILRPYINYSLEEEKKLIKDSNVETVLSLQEAAKIHLKNKNKFLKSIADGDMEILSNLPDYKNCEFTKWLVEYGQRFFDEQSYKEVWHLHKIFHEKFDKVRHIYSENRENNSLAVYILLKDIENTSLKLLFILNKISLENVSKIALKDSLTGFFNRHILDTILSKEISRSKRYRYKISMLMMDLDNFKKVNDTYGHLAGDEVLMHFSRIVRKNLRDSDYPFRYGGEEFLILLPHTNVNGAFVVAERIRKEVERYKFPVVGKITVSCGVREIQNLDNPYLDIEEADRYLYIAKRTGKNRCV, from the coding sequence ATGCCATACAAACTTTTAGAAAGATTTAAAGACAGGATAAAAAGAGAATTCTGGGAAGGGAAAATAAAAACTTTTCATAAACAAATTCAAGATATTATTTCTGAGTTTGAAACATTTTACGATAAAAGCATATCCATATCTATCTTAACACAGAATGATAAAATATATTTAAAAAGGTTTGTTAAAAGATACATTAAACATTACCTATTAAAGTATCCAGACGAGAAATATTTAATTAATCTTTACAATGCAGGAAAAAGATTGTTTATGAAGGGTTTTACAGATGATATCCTTTTAGAGGTTTATAAAATAATATACAAATCAGTTGAAAAAAAAGATGATATTTTAAAAGAAAAAATTAATTTTGACTTTTTAGTTATACTAAGACCTTACATAAACTACTCTTTAGAGGAAGAGAAAAAGCTAATCAAAGATAGTAATGTAGAGACTGTTTTATCCCTTCAAGAAGCTGCTAAAATACATCTTAAAAATAAAAATAAGTTTCTAAAATCTATTGCTGACGGTGATATGGAAATATTATCTAATCTTCCAGACTACAAAAACTGTGAATTTACAAAGTGGCTGGTAGAATACGGGCAAAGATTTTTTGATGAACAATCTTATAAAGAAGTTTGGCATCTACATAAGATTTTTCACGAAAAGTTTGATAAAGTTAGACATATTTACTCTGAAAATAGAGAAAATAATAGTTTGGCAGTGTATATCCTTTTAAAGGATATAGAAAATACTTCTTTAAAACTCCTGTTTATTCTAAATAAGATATCTTTAGAGAATGTTTCAAAAATAGCATTGAAAGATTCTTTAACAGGATTTTTTAACAGACATATACTGGACACTATTCTATCTAAAGAGATTAGTAGAAGTAAAAGGTACAGGTATAAAATATCTATGCTTATGATGGATTTAGATAACTTTAAAAAAGTAAATGATACTTACGGTCATTTAGCTGGAGATGAAGTTTTAATGCACTTTTCAAGAATAGTTAGGAAAAACCTAAGAGATTCTGATTATCCATTTAGATACGGAGGAGAAGAGTTTTTAATTCTTTTACCACATACTAATGTCAACGGAGCTTTTGTTGTTGCAGAAAGAATAAGAAAAGAAGTTGAGCGTTATAAATTTCCTGTAGTTGGGAAAATAACTGTAAGTTGTGGTGTTAGAGAGATCCAAAATTTAGATAATCCGTACCTTGACATTGAAGAAGCTGACAGATATCTTTATATAGCAAAAAGAACCGGGAAAAACAGGTGTGTATGA
- a CDS encoding UDP-N-acetylmuramoyl-tripeptide--D-alanyl-D-alanine ligase encodes MRLTDLAKVVEGQILNFERDLEVNSFTIDSRKSSEGGVFIPLKGTTDGHNYIEDALNRGSVGYLTEKSLNFKNGILVKDTYQALKKIAIYKRKSIDTVVGITGSSGKTSTKELLNFVLSKFYKTHSTSGNYNNEIGVPLTLSNTPENTHIAIIEMGAGKVGDIDYLNEIVNPDVAVLVSVGHAHVEKFGSFENIIKGKGEIFNKAHYHVLPFDLLHHYKDKLKKFITFGEEGDIKVYGIRITPEGTAGKIAYKNQVLDLTIPIFNKGVFKNTGAVAGVLYHLGLDPIKSLEVLKDFSQIEGRGKILKIGNITIIDDSYNANPLSVKNAIETLNEIPTVKVLVLGDMLELGKESEKLHRNIAREIVKTNIDYVFLYGEETKYIKQDLEGKKPVIYADKKEIAYQIKKLENLNPTVLIKGSRGMKMEEVIKYLGN; translated from the coding sequence GTGAGATTAACAGATTTAGCTAAGGTAGTTGAAGGACAGATTTTAAATTTTGAGAGAGATTTAGAGGTTAACTCTTTCACAATAGATAGTAGAAAATCATCAGAAGGCGGTGTATTTATTCCACTAAAAGGAACCACAGACGGCCACAACTACATAGAAGATGCTTTAAACAGAGGGTCTGTAGGATACTTAACAGAAAAATCTTTAAACTTTAAAAACGGCATACTTGTAAAAGACACTTATCAAGCATTAAAAAAAATTGCCATTTATAAAAGAAAAAGTATTGACACTGTAGTAGGTATTACAGGAAGCAGTGGGAAAACTTCAACAAAAGAGCTTTTAAACTTTGTTTTATCTAAATTTTACAAAACCCATTCAACTTCAGGAAATTACAACAACGAGATAGGCGTTCCGTTAACACTATCAAACACACCAGAAAATACTCACATTGCAATCATAGAAATGGGAGCTGGAAAAGTAGGAGATATAGATTATTTAAATGAGATAGTAAATCCAGATGTAGCTGTTTTAGTGTCAGTAGGACACGCCCACGTAGAAAAGTTTGGCAGTTTTGAAAACATAATAAAAGGAAAAGGAGAGATATTCAACAAGGCACATTACCACGTCTTACCGTTTGACCTTTTACACCACTACAAAGATAAACTGAAAAAATTCATAACCTTTGGAGAAGAAGGAGATATAAAAGTATACGGCATAAGAATAACACCTGAGGGAACAGCTGGAAAAATAGCTTACAAAAATCAAGTTTTAGACTTAACCATACCTATTTTTAACAAAGGAGTTTTTAAAAATACAGGAGCTGTAGCAGGAGTACTTTATCACTTAGGTTTAGACCCTATTAAAAGCTTAGAAGTTTTAAAGGATTTTAGCCAGATTGAAGGTAGAGGAAAGATTTTAAAAATAGGCAACATAACAATCATAGATGACTCTTACAACGCAAACCCTTTATCTGTAAAAAATGCCATAGAAACTTTAAATGAAATACCAACTGTAAAGGTACTCGTTTTAGGAGATATGTTAGAACTGGGAAAAGAATCAGAAAAACTACACAGAAACATAGCCAGAGAGATAGTGAAAACAAACATTGACTATGTATTCTTATATGGAGAAGAAACAAAATATATAAAGCAGGACCTGGAAGGAAAAAAGCCAGTTATATATGCAGATAAAAAAGAGATTGCATACCAGATAAAAAAGTTAGAAAACCTTAATCCAACTGTTTTAATAAAAGGTTCCCGTGGCATGAAAATGGAAGAAGTGATAAAATATTTAGGAAATTAA
- the queA gene encoding tRNA preQ1(34) S-adenosylmethionine ribosyltransferase-isomerase QueA, producing the protein MKLSDFDYYLPKEFIAKYPIEPRDSCRLMVLNREKKSIEHRIFRDIIEYLQEGDLLVLNDTKVIPARLIGKREKTGANIEVFLLKPVEDTIWEALIKNVRRLKPKDKIVIAQDFFVEFLERQEDKAIVKLHSKDLKKDLENYGHIPLPPYIERPDEEKDKQLYQTVFAKKEGSVASPTAGLHFTEELLQRIKDKGVNITYLTLHVGLGTFKPVKEQDITKHKMHEEFYSIPQESLELIQKTKESGKSVIAVGTTVVRTLESFALTGKTEGYTDIFIYPPFEFKIVDKLITNFHLPKSTLLMLVSAFASKDFILEAYNEAVKQKYRFFSYGDAMFIV; encoded by the coding sequence ATGAAGCTATCAGATTTTGATTACTATCTTCCTAAAGAATTCATTGCAAAGTATCCTATAGAGCCAAGAGATAGTTGCCGTTTAATGGTTTTAAATAGAGAAAAAAAGTCTATAGAACATAGAATATTTAGAGACATTATTGAGTATCTTCAAGAAGGAGATTTACTTGTTTTAAATGATACAAAGGTTATACCTGCAAGATTAATTGGAAAAAGGGAAAAAACAGGTGCTAATATAGAGGTTTTTTTACTTAAACCTGTGGAAGATACTATCTGGGAAGCTCTTATAAAAAACGTAAGAAGGTTAAAACCAAAAGATAAAATAGTTATAGCTCAGGATTTTTTTGTAGAATTTTTAGAAAGACAAGAAGATAAAGCAATAGTAAAACTCCACAGTAAAGACCTAAAAAAAGATTTAGAAAATTACGGACACATTCCCCTTCCCCCATACATCGAAAGACCAGATGAAGAAAAAGATAAACAGCTTTATCAAACCGTATTTGCAAAAAAAGAAGGCTCTGTAGCATCTCCAACAGCTGGACTTCACTTTACAGAAGAGCTTTTACAGAGGATAAAAGATAAAGGTGTAAACATAACTTACCTAACTTTACACGTAGGACTTGGAACGTTTAAACCTGTGAAAGAACAGGATATTACAAAACATAAAATGCACGAAGAGTTTTATAGTATTCCACAAGAGTCTTTAGAGCTTATTCAAAAAACAAAAGAATCAGGAAAGTCAGTTATAGCAGTAGGAACAACAGTTGTTAGAACCCTTGAATCTTTTGCCCTTACAGGTAAAACCGAAGGTTATACAGACATCTTCATCTATCCACCTTTTGAGTTTAAAATAGTAGATAAACTTATAACAAACTTTCACCTGCCAAAATCTACTTTACTTATGCTTGTATCAGCTTTTGCTTCTAAAGATTTTATCCTTGAGGCTTACAATGAAGCTGTAAAACAAAAGTACAGATTTTTTAGCTACGGTGATGCTATGTTTATAGTATAA
- a CDS encoding class I SAM-dependent methyltransferase, with the protein MSKFDIAALTWDEKPMRVNIAKNVAESIKKHISLNKDMKLLDFGCGTGLLTFFLIDEVGKAVGVDSSKGMCEVFLKKAKENNIDNVEVLNLDLEKQDIDQKFDVIVSSMALHHVKDTQNILKKFYSLLNEGRYIAIADLVKEDGTFHDDNEGVEHFGFNLEELNSLFEKVGFKDVKYDIAYTVVKERDGQNREYPIFLMVGRK; encoded by the coding sequence ATGAGTAAATTTGATATAGCAGCTCTAACTTGGGATGAAAAACCAATGAGAGTAAACATAGCTAAAAATGTAGCAGAAAGTATAAAAAAACATATTTCTTTAAATAAAGACATGAAATTACTTGACTTTGGTTGTGGCACTGGATTGCTTACGTTCTTCCTGATTGATGAGGTTGGAAAAGCTGTAGGTGTAGACAGCTCCAAAGGTATGTGTGAAGTTTTTTTAAAGAAAGCTAAAGAGAACAACATAGATAACGTAGAAGTTTTAAACTTAGATTTAGAAAAACAGGATATTGACCAGAAGTTTGACGTTATAGTAAGCTCTATGGCTCTTCACCACGTTAAAGACACTCAAAACATTCTTAAAAAATTTTACTCTTTGCTAAACGAAGGAAGATATATAGCGATAGCTGACCTTGTAAAAGAAGATGGAACATTTCACGACGATAACGAAGGGGTAGAGCATTTTGGCTTTAATTTAGAAGAGTTAAATTCTCTTTTTGAAAAGGTAGGCTTTAAAGACGTTAAATACGATATAGCTTATACTGTAGTAAAAGAAAGAGATGGGCAAAATAGAGAATACCCTATATTTTTAATGGTAGGTAGGAAGTGA
- a CDS encoding ATP-binding protein, protein MKRKELFKQLIIEFHQYGIPDFIERELKLPVNTGKIISVIGVRRSGKTYLIFQTIKKLLENVPIERIIYINFEDERINITSEELSLILEAYKELYPNIPLKDLYLFFDEIQNITGWEKFIRRVYDRYTKNIYITGSNSKLLSKEIATALRGRTLSYEVFPLSFKEYLAFKDLSFEEKDFYNIEKRGLWKKEFLGYLEYGGFPEVVYLNDKNLKLKTLQNYFEVMIYKDLVERFEIKNPLILKYFIKRIIENLGKPLSVNNIFNELKSQGYKISKDALYQYLEYIEDIYLSIIIKKYSKSILKSELSQKKAYIVDNGLVNALSFSFKGVYGTLLENLVVKEFRLRGYEIFYFKENKECDLIILNKYQTMPIQVSYSLSDKKTMERELNGLLEAVKFLNVKKGVILTFDDFDTTTIDGVEVQILPAYYYFTVLA, encoded by the coding sequence ATGAAAAGGAAAGAATTATTTAAACAACTTATTATTGAATTTCACCAGTATGGTATACCTGACTTTATTGAAAGAGAGTTAAAACTTCCTGTAAATACAGGTAAAATAATATCCGTAATTGGTGTTAGAAGAAGTGGAAAAACTTATTTGATATTTCAAACGATAAAAAAGCTTTTAGAAAATGTTCCAATTGAAAGAATAATTTATATAAACTTTGAAGATGAGAGAATAAATATAACTTCAGAAGAATTATCACTTATTTTAGAAGCTTATAAGGAGCTCTATCCAAATATTCCTTTAAAGGATTTATACTTATTTTTTGACGAGATTCAAAATATAACAGGTTGGGAAAAGTTTATTAGAAGGGTTTACGATAGATATACAAAAAATATCTATATCACAGGTTCAAACTCTAAGCTTTTATCAAAGGAAATAGCGACAGCTTTAAGAGGAAGGACTTTATCTTATGAAGTTTTTCCTCTCTCTTTTAAAGAGTATCTTGCTTTTAAAGACCTATCTTTTGAAGAAAAAGATTTTTACAACATAGAGAAAAGGGGTTTATGGAAAAAAGAGTTTTTAGGGTATTTAGAGTATGGTGGTTTTCCTGAGGTAGTTTACTTAAACGATAAAAATTTAAAACTTAAAACTTTACAAAACTACTTTGAGGTGATGATTTATAAAGATTTAGTAGAGAGGTTTGAAATAAAAAATCCTTTAATCCTCAAATACTTTATAAAAAGGATAATTGAGAATTTAGGAAAACCTTTATCTGTTAACAATATATTCAACGAGCTTAAATCTCAGGGCTATAAAATTAGCAAAGATGCACTTTATCAATATCTTGAATATATTGAAGATATTTATCTTTCTATAATTATAAAAAAATACTCAAAATCAATTTTAAAATCTGAGCTTTCTCAAAAAAAAGCGTATATAGTTGACAACGGTCTTGTAAATGCTTTATCTTTCTCTTTTAAAGGTGTTTATGGAACTTTATTGGAAAATCTTGTAGTGAAAGAGTTTAGATTAAGAGGTTATGAAATTTTTTATTTTAAAGAAAATAAAGAGTGTGATTTGATAATCTTAAATAAATATCAAACAATGCCTATACAAGTAAGCTACAGTCTATCTGATAAAAAAACAATGGAAAGAGAGTTAAATGGGCTACTGGAAGCTGTAAAGTTTTTAAACGTTAAAAAGGGAGTTATCCTTACTTTTGATGATTTTGATACTACTACAATTGATGGTGTAGAGGTTCAGATTCTACCTGCTTATTACTATTTTACTGTTTTAGCGTAG
- a CDS encoding anthranilate synthase component II: MILMIDNYDSFTYNIVQYFYELGQEVLVKRNDEITIEDIKRMDNIDAIVISPGPCTPNEAGISVDVIKEFKGVYPILGVCLGHQSIGQAFGGKIVKAKCLMHGKTSKIYHNEKGLFEGIPNPFNAVRYHSLVIDESTLPEDIEITARSDDGEIMAIEHKKYPIWGVQFHPESILTEYGLKLLENFVHLAKASKTTLKQ, translated from the coding sequence ATGATACTAATGATAGATAACTACGACTCTTTTACTTACAACATAGTCCAGTACTTTTACGAACTTGGGCAAGAAGTTTTAGTAAAGAGAAACGATGAGATAACCATAGAAGATATAAAGCGTATGGACAACATAGATGCTATAGTTATATCTCCTGGTCCATGCACTCCAAATGAAGCTGGAATATCAGTTGACGTTATAAAAGAGTTTAAAGGTGTTTATCCAATACTTGGCGTTTGTTTGGGACATCAGTCTATAGGACAGGCTTTTGGTGGGAAAATAGTAAAAGCAAAATGTCTTATGCATGGAAAAACTTCAAAAATATACCATAATGAAAAAGGTCTTTTTGAAGGCATACCAAATCCTTTTAATGCAGTAAGGTATCACTCTCTCGTTATAGACGAATCTACTTTACCTGAAGATATAGAAATTACAGCAAGGTCAGACGATGGAGAGATTATGGCTATAGAGCATAAAAAGTATCCTATCTGGGGCGTTCAGTTCCACCCTGAATCAATACTTACAGAATACGGTCTAAAACTTTTAGAAAACTTTGTCCATCTTGCAAAAGCCTCAAAAACTACGCTAAAACAGTAA
- a CDS encoding DUF2905 domain-containing protein, with product METIGKSLVFLGLVLVVMGFLFIFLEKLPFGLGKLPGDILIKKDNFTFYFPLATSLLLSVILSLILMLLSKLSK from the coding sequence ATGGAAACCATAGGAAAGAGTCTCGTATTTTTAGGTTTGGTTTTGGTAGTTATGGGATTTTTATTTATTTTTTTAGAAAAACTACCTTTTGGACTAGGAAAACTTCCTGGTGATATACTGATTAAAAAGGATAACTTTACGTTTTACTTTCCTTTAGCTACATCTTTACTTTTAAGTGTTATTCTTTCTTTAATACTTATGCTACTATCTAAGTTATCTAAGTGA